One genomic segment of Alkalimarinus alittae includes these proteins:
- the epmB gene encoding EF-P beta-lysylation protein EpmB has product MIPRTLDAVEVPSWKEILSNAISSPKQLSDHLNIPISSISSNANNDFKLFVPEPYLQRIEKGNIDDPLLKQVLPDHQEAISPPDYSKDPLSEDTYNAIPGLIHKYKSRVLLVSGASCAINCRYCFRRHFPYADNRLSKEQWSSAIDYIHQHSELNEVILSGGDPLVSNDKQLHWLTTQISQIPHIKRLRIHTRLPVVIPQRVDESFIRWLSSIQLQKIMVLHINHPNEIDQYVKQAIKKIKETGTLVLNQSVLLAGVNDNAEVLTSLSEDLFDAGVLPYYLHRLDKIKGAAHFDLSQTKINEIYTDLLASLPGYLVPKLVAEIPHKASKTPLDLYLE; this is encoded by the coding sequence ATGATACCGCGAACCCTTGATGCTGTCGAAGTTCCTAGCTGGAAAGAAATACTTTCTAATGCAATTTCTTCGCCTAAACAGCTCTCAGATCACTTAAACATCCCAATTTCGAGCATTTCGAGTAATGCCAACAATGATTTTAAGCTATTTGTACCCGAGCCTTACTTGCAGAGAATAGAAAAAGGTAACATCGATGACCCACTGTTAAAACAAGTTTTACCCGACCATCAGGAGGCTATATCACCGCCAGATTATTCAAAAGACCCGCTATCTGAAGATACGTATAATGCCATACCAGGGCTCATACACAAATATAAGAGCCGAGTACTATTGGTTTCAGGCGCCTCCTGCGCTATCAATTGTCGATATTGCTTTCGAAGGCATTTTCCTTACGCAGATAACAGGCTTTCAAAAGAACAATGGTCAAGCGCTATCGACTATATCCATCAGCACTCTGAATTAAATGAAGTCATCTTAAGTGGCGGAGATCCGCTGGTCAGCAATGATAAACAACTGCACTGGTTAACGACACAAATCAGCCAAATCCCCCATATAAAAAGGCTCAGAATTCACACCCGCTTACCCGTTGTTATACCGCAACGAGTTGATGAATCTTTTATTCGCTGGCTTTCAAGTATTCAGTTACAAAAAATCATGGTCCTTCACATCAATCATCCCAACGAAATAGATCAATATGTGAAGCAGGCCATTAAGAAAATCAAAGAAACCGGGACTCTGGTTCTCAATCAATCGGTGTTATTAGCAGGCGTTAATGATAACGCTGAGGTATTAACGAGTCTCAGTGAAGATTTATTTGATGCAGGGGTTCTTCCGTACTACCTTCACCGGTTGGACAAAATCAAAGGCGCCGCTCATTTCGACCTCTCTCAAACAAAAATAAATGAAATATACACAGACCTACTGGCCTCACTACCTGGTTACTTAGTACCGAAACTAGTTGCTGAAATACCCCATAAAGCCTCAAAAACGCCCTTGGACTTATATTTGGAGTAG
- the efp gene encoding elongation factor P, which yields MANYSTNEFKSGVKVMLEGDPCAMLEVEFVKPGKGQAFSRVKLRNLRTGRVWERTFKSGESLEGADVIELDMEYLYSDGEFWHFMLTDGSFEQYGADETAVGDCKLWLKEQVVYAVTLYNGAPLSVTPPNFVDLEVVETDPGLKGDTAQGGTKPATLSTGAVVNVPLFVNIGEVLKLDTRTGEYVSRAKG from the coding sequence ATGGCCAACTATTCTACCAATGAATTCAAATCAGGTGTTAAAGTAATGCTTGAAGGCGACCCGTGCGCCATGCTTGAGGTTGAGTTCGTAAAGCCTGGTAAAGGGCAGGCCTTTAGCCGAGTAAAGTTGAGAAACCTTAGAACAGGGCGCGTTTGGGAGCGTACATTTAAGTCGGGTGAATCACTTGAAGGTGCTGACGTTATTGAACTTGATATGGAGTATTTGTACTCTGATGGCGAGTTCTGGCATTTCATGCTGACAGACGGCTCATTTGAGCAGTATGGCGCAGACGAAACAGCGGTGGGTGATTGTAAACTATGGCTTAAAGAGCAAGTAGTGTATGCAGTGACACTTTATAATGGTGCTCCGCTTTCGGTTACTCCTCCGAACTTTGTTGATCTTGAAGTGGTTGAGACAGACCCTGGGCTAAAAGGTGATACGGCTCAAGGCGGCACTAAGCCGGCGACTCTTTCGACGGGGGCAGTTGTAAACGTACCGTTATTTGTCAATATTGGCGAAGTGCTGAAGTTAGACACGCGTACTGGCGAATATGTTAGTAGAGCGAAGGGTTAA
- the epmA gene encoding EF-P lysine aminoacylase EpmA gives MSWRPSCQLAALRLRADILAATRCFFAERSVLEVETPLLSYSTATDLHLASVSAQVDLPHQQGSKQMFLQTSPEFAMKRLLAAGSGAIYQTTKSFRNGESGIRHNPEFTMLEWYRPGFSLSELMSEVADYLSVVAKLDKPDVITYQQAFLQYLNIDPHRADEQTLFQLAKQKTGISGDGLSRDDCLDLLLTHCIESKLGCEKPVFMIEYPASQASLANIKEIDGIKLAQRFELYANGLELANGYDELIDADEQLHRFKADNKARKLDGLPEIPIDHHLIEALKSGLIKCSGVALGMDRLQMVIQKTSSIDDVIAFPVGRA, from the coding sequence GTGAGTTGGCGTCCTAGTTGTCAGCTTGCTGCGTTAAGGTTGCGAGCTGACATACTGGCTGCAACCCGATGTTTTTTTGCTGAAAGGTCGGTGCTAGAAGTTGAGACACCCCTTTTATCTTATTCCACGGCAACAGATCTTCATTTAGCGAGTGTTTCGGCGCAAGTTGATTTACCCCATCAGCAAGGTTCGAAACAAATGTTCCTGCAAACATCTCCTGAGTTTGCAATGAAGCGTCTATTAGCGGCGGGTTCGGGTGCTATTTACCAAACCACCAAGTCTTTTAGAAATGGAGAGTCAGGAATACGTCACAATCCTGAATTTACCATGTTGGAGTGGTACCGACCCGGCTTTAGCTTATCGGAATTGATGTCGGAGGTGGCAGATTACCTTTCTGTTGTTGCTAAGTTAGATAAACCTGATGTCATCACCTATCAGCAGGCCTTTCTACAGTATCTCAATATTGACCCACACAGAGCTGATGAGCAAACGCTCTTCCAACTAGCAAAACAAAAGACAGGGATCTCAGGCGATGGCCTTTCGCGAGATGACTGTCTCGATTTATTGCTAACTCATTGTATTGAATCAAAGTTGGGGTGTGAAAAGCCTGTCTTTATGATTGAATACCCCGCGAGTCAGGCGTCTTTAGCCAACATTAAAGAGATTGATGGCATCAAGCTTGCGCAGAGATTTGAGTTATATGCCAATGGTTTAGAGCTGGCCAATGGATATGATGAGTTAATTGATGCGGATGAGCAGTTACACCGCTTTAAGGCTGATAATAAGGCTAGAAAGTTAGACGGGTTACCTGAAATACCGATTGATCATCACCTCATAGAGGCACTAAAGTCTGGACTGATTAAATGCTCGGGTGTTGCTTTAGGCATGGATCGCTTGCAGATGGTAATACAAAAAACGTCATCAATTGATGACGTTATCGCATTTCCGGTAGGGCGGGCGTAA
- the asd gene encoding archaetidylserine decarboxylase (Phosphatidylserine decarboxylase is synthesized as a single chain precursor. Generation of the pyruvoyl active site from a Ser is coupled to cleavage of a Gly-Ser bond between the larger (beta) and smaller (alpha chains). It is an integral membrane protein.), whose translation MLDNLFVLSQYLTPQHTLSRTVGMLADCKQPQIKDAFIKWFINRYQVNMAEAAKENPSDYPCFNDFFTRELKPGLRPLADDSTQISCPVDGAISQLGDINHGKIFQAKGQDYSLIDLLGGDVARAKPFMGGKFATIYLAPKDYHRIHMPLAGTLREMIYVPGKLFSVNPLTAEKVPGLFARNERLVAIFDTEHGPMAMVLVGAMIVAAIETVWSGQVAPPVRQLKVTEYPAEPTNPITLNKGDEMGRFKLGSTVVLAFPENMVEFKEELMAGSVVRMGQAFGKLPNA comes from the coding sequence ATGCTCGATAACTTATTTGTTCTCAGTCAGTACCTAACCCCTCAGCATACGCTTTCTAGAACCGTAGGCATGCTAGCTGATTGCAAGCAACCGCAGATAAAAGATGCATTTATAAAGTGGTTTATTAATAGGTATCAAGTCAACATGGCTGAAGCCGCTAAAGAGAATCCTAGCGACTACCCTTGCTTTAACGACTTTTTTACTCGAGAGCTCAAACCAGGTCTACGCCCTCTTGCAGATGACAGTACACAAATATCTTGCCCTGTAGACGGAGCGATCAGCCAATTAGGTGATATCAACCACGGAAAAATATTCCAAGCAAAAGGTCAAGATTACAGTTTAATAGACCTTTTAGGAGGCGACGTTGCTCGTGCCAAACCCTTCATGGGCGGCAAGTTTGCAACAATTTATCTTGCACCTAAAGATTACCATCGTATCCACATGCCACTCGCCGGCACCCTGAGGGAAATGATTTACGTACCAGGAAAGTTATTTTCAGTAAACCCATTAACCGCAGAAAAAGTACCCGGCCTATTTGCGCGAAACGAGCGCTTAGTGGCTATTTTTGATACCGAACACGGGCCTATGGCTATGGTTTTAGTTGGCGCAATGATTGTTGCAGCCATTGAAACGGTTTGGTCTGGTCAAGTAGCGCCACCCGTAAGGCAGCTAAAAGTAACCGAGTATCCTGCAGAACCCACAAACCCCATCACACTTAATAAAGGGGATGAAATGGGTCGCTTTAAGCTCGGCTCAACGGTTGTGTTAGCGTTTCCTGAGAATATGGTCGAGTTTAAAGAAGAGCTAATGGCAGGGTCGGTCGTTAGAATGGGACAAGCATTCGGCAAACTACCAAACGCCTAA
- a CDS encoding rhodanese-like domain-containing protein gives MENTSQNIPLLLEPEQLQEMIGEPSLLIIDICSPTRYQEGHIEGAIHVSPGETQLGTPPAPGKMPTEESLDQLFKRIGLTSDKHVIVYDDEGGGWAGRFIWLLDSIGHTQYSYLNGGYLAWKDEGRPLTQVVHPTRLSNYTVRLNYNHTASLEEVLAAITETSTVIWDARSPQEYRGEKVLAAKKGHIPGAANLEWTEAMDPKRALRLKNQQQLLETLTLLGITTDKKVITHCQTHHRSGFTYLVAKILGFSEVKAYDGSWSEWGNRPETPVEL, from the coding sequence ATGGAAAATACCTCGCAGAACATCCCCTTATTACTTGAACCCGAACAACTTCAAGAAATGATCGGTGAGCCATCATTGCTCATTATCGATATTTGTAGCCCAACTCGCTATCAAGAAGGCCATATTGAAGGGGCTATCCATGTGTCTCCAGGGGAAACTCAGCTTGGCACCCCCCCCGCCCCTGGAAAGATGCCCACAGAAGAATCACTAGATCAACTGTTTAAACGGATAGGCCTAACCTCAGACAAGCATGTCATTGTTTATGACGACGAAGGGGGTGGCTGGGCAGGCCGATTTATCTGGCTACTCGATAGCATCGGACACACTCAATACTCTTACTTAAATGGCGGATACCTTGCTTGGAAAGATGAAGGAAGACCGTTAACACAAGTAGTCCACCCCACTCGACTCTCTAACTATACCGTTCGCCTTAACTATAACCATACAGCCTCACTAGAAGAGGTACTTGCTGCCATCACTGAAACATCGACAGTCATTTGGGATGCACGATCACCACAAGAATATCGTGGAGAAAAAGTACTCGCCGCTAAAAAAGGGCATATCCCAGGCGCAGCCAATCTTGAATGGACCGAAGCAATGGACCCTAAGCGGGCTCTGCGACTAAAAAATCAACAACAACTGCTAGAAACACTCACATTGCTCGGTATTACGACAGACAAAAAAGTGATCACCCATTGCCAAACACACCACCGCTCAGGGTTTACTTACTTGGTGGCAAAAATATTAGGATTCAGCGAAGTCAAAGCCTATGACGGCTCATGGTCTGAGTGGGGAAACCGACCCGAAACCCCTGTTGAACTATAG
- a CDS encoding HDOD domain-containing protein has translation MNKSDTFSGAKEWSEFLSVQVLPIGPIVGKQILQTLSTHELPYKKLAELANNDPVFCYHIISKANQNKEEKAPYSKNLEHAISMIGTEQLKQITLSLPTQGPKPSNTQQLYYARAINASLLASYLAYHFSTIKQPSQAKDSYWGALLCGVPMWYLWEFASTKMKQVRKAMHVDFKPSKEAEIDIFGCTLPAIAEALVEHLNLPPLTKACYMAENQLTPKQWIKVSQHVDQNGRPRKVDDKDIKLITSHPSFSITLANLLAYYASQDWYSKSTLRVQKAIAVYLGVSLHQVVSLTHQCAIDMSREHPMPGIMLPAAKLLLPPREKQKKQRPSPQQNTPPHTDTPISVAPIPEAHLTVDNTAPAPINPVEPTIQTKSESSHVAKQAPKKQPRIKSEKELMQEGMMEDSQIEQAPRGDKAVFNEFTNIMLKNPDNFVDLHELMNAATQCLSYGLGLEKAIVALISTNETRLKAYYSVGTRDYPELSSYQESLTKPSLFSRLIEKPSSVWVKPDSSKSIWAMIPPEFKVASGAREFFLMSIFINKKPVAIFYADSGHEKRLLTDEDYKQFKYMCGAATHCLQYLAEKRTKKT, from the coding sequence ATGAATAAATCAGACACATTTTCCGGCGCCAAAGAGTGGTCAGAATTTCTTTCGGTGCAAGTACTGCCGATTGGCCCTATTGTTGGAAAACAAATATTACAAACATTATCGACACACGAACTCCCCTATAAAAAATTAGCGGAACTGGCGAATAATGATCCGGTTTTCTGTTACCACATTATCAGCAAAGCCAACCAAAATAAGGAAGAGAAAGCCCCATATAGCAAGAACCTAGAGCACGCTATCAGCATGATAGGCACTGAGCAACTGAAACAAATAACGTTATCACTGCCTACCCAAGGACCAAAACCAAGCAACACTCAGCAGCTATATTACGCTCGAGCCATAAACGCGAGCCTTCTTGCTTCGTATTTGGCGTACCATTTCTCCACTATTAAACAACCAAGCCAAGCCAAAGACAGCTATTGGGGAGCTCTTTTATGCGGAGTACCCATGTGGTACTTATGGGAGTTTGCAAGTACAAAAATGAAGCAAGTGCGTAAAGCGATGCATGTTGACTTTAAACCCTCAAAAGAAGCGGAAATAGATATTTTTGGGTGTACACTTCCAGCGATAGCAGAAGCGTTAGTCGAACACCTTAACCTGCCTCCCCTAACAAAAGCATGTTATATGGCAGAGAACCAATTAACGCCCAAGCAGTGGATTAAGGTAAGCCAACATGTTGACCAAAACGGGCGCCCGCGAAAGGTAGATGACAAAGACATTAAGCTCATTACCTCCCACCCATCATTTTCTATTACACTTGCAAACCTTTTAGCCTATTATGCTTCGCAAGACTGGTATTCAAAATCAACACTCAGGGTTCAAAAAGCCATTGCTGTATACTTGGGGGTGTCGTTACATCAAGTGGTTTCACTCACCCACCAATGTGCAATAGACATGTCGAGGGAACACCCTATGCCGGGCATTATGCTGCCCGCCGCAAAGCTGCTACTGCCACCAAGAGAGAAACAGAAAAAACAGCGACCAAGTCCGCAACAAAACACACCACCACACACTGATACACCTATATCTGTAGCACCTATACCAGAAGCACATTTAACCGTGGACAACACTGCACCCGCGCCCATCAATCCAGTTGAGCCAACAATCCAAACAAAATCAGAATCAAGTCACGTCGCTAAACAAGCGCCCAAAAAACAACCACGAATAAAATCCGAAAAAGAACTCATGCAAGAGGGAATGATGGAAGACAGCCAAATCGAACAAGCTCCACGCGGCGACAAAGCAGTATTCAATGAATTCACCAATATAATGCTTAAAAACCCAGACAATTTTGTTGATCTTCATGAACTCATGAACGCAGCAACACAATGCCTTTCTTACGGGCTAGGGCTAGAAAAGGCTATTGTTGCACTCATTAGCACCAATGAAACCCGCTTAAAAGCTTATTACAGCGTAGGAACGCGAGATTACCCAGAACTGAGCAGCTACCAAGAGTCTCTAACAAAGCCTAGCCTGTTTTCTAGGCTAATTGAAAAACCATCAAGCGTTTGGGTTAAACCAGACAGCAGTAAAAGCATTTGGGCGATGATTCCACCAGAGTTTAAGGTAGCGAGTGGCGCTAGAGAGTTCTTCCTAATGTCGATATTCATCAACAAAAAACCTGTCGCTATATTTTATGCCGATTCAGGGCATGAGAAGCGACTGCTAACAGATGAAGACTACAAACAGTTTAAATATATGTGCGGAGCGGCGACCCACTGCCTCCAATACTTAGCAGAAAAGCGAACAAAAAAAACGTAA
- the motA gene encoding flagellar motor stator protein MotA: MALIIGFIIVLASVLGGYVLSHGEIAALWQPFEILIIGGAAFGAFVVSNSVHTIKAVFASLPSLVTGSKFNKAMYIDLLSLLYDIFDKSRKQGVMSIEADVDDPHGSEIFTRYPAILKMPAVIEYITDYLRIISTGNMASHELEGLMDLEIETRQTELEEPAHALQKVADALPGFGIVAAVLGIVITMGSLGGPPEMIGTHVAAALVGTFLGILLAYGFVGPMSSLMEHMVHAEVKALECIKVSILATMGGMAPQMAVEFGRKVLFFDVRPKFQELNDHVKSR, translated from the coding sequence ATGGCGTTAATTATTGGTTTTATCATCGTACTGGCTAGCGTATTGGGTGGCTATGTGTTGTCACATGGGGAGATCGCGGCACTTTGGCAGCCCTTTGAGATATTGATTATTGGTGGTGCTGCCTTTGGTGCATTCGTGGTATCAAACTCTGTGCATACGATTAAAGCTGTGTTTGCCTCATTACCGTCTTTAGTGACGGGGTCAAAATTTAATAAAGCAATGTATATTGATTTGCTAAGCCTACTCTACGACATATTTGATAAATCCCGTAAACAAGGCGTAATGTCGATTGAGGCTGATGTAGATGATCCTCATGGAAGTGAAATATTTACCCGTTACCCCGCTATTCTAAAAATGCCTGCGGTCATTGAATATATTACTGACTATTTGAGAATTATTAGTACCGGTAATATGGCCTCTCATGAGCTCGAAGGTCTAATGGATCTTGAAATAGAGACGCGCCAGACAGAACTTGAAGAACCGGCTCACGCACTGCAAAAGGTCGCAGATGCGCTTCCAGGGTTTGGTATTGTGGCGGCGGTGTTGGGTATTGTTATTACTATGGGGTCTCTTGGTGGTCCTCCAGAAATGATTGGTACTCACGTAGCGGCAGCACTGGTCGGTACGTTTCTCGGGATTTTATTGGCTTATGGTTTTGTAGGCCCTATGTCTTCTTTGATGGAGCATATGGTTCATGCCGAGGTAAAGGCGCTTGAGTGCATTAAGGTGAGTATTCTGGCTACGATGGGTGGAATGGCGCCTCAGATGGCTGTTGAGTTTGGCCGAAAGGTGCTGTTTTTTGATGTTAGGCCTAAGTTTCAAGAGCTTAATGATCACGTAAAGTCTCGTTAA
- the motB gene encoding flagellar motor protein MotB, with amino-acid sequence MEDRPPIIVRKIVKKSGHHGGAWKVAFADFATAMMAFFLVLWLTATTSPEQKEAIEGYFKDPIGFVEGGSPNPIDLDGSASVVRSSSADQQDADIQFEDEEITQLADTIEEERLQTLMMTLQDKIDQNKTLREFKDQLLLDITPEGLRIQIVDQSKRPMFDSGKSELKFYSEDLLIELGKTISQVPNKISLTGHTDALPFSGREGYSNWELSADRANAARRAVVAGGVDEEQISRVVGLASSVLFDPNDSYAAVNRRIAIIVLNRKAEDEFARNAGVRDAGTSSKESTQKLEGGSWFDDVKEVKPNEVDW; translated from the coding sequence GTGGAAGATCGTCCTCCTATAATTGTTAGAAAGATTGTTAAAAAAAGCGGGCATCATGGTGGTGCCTGGAAAGTTGCATTTGCTGATTTTGCAACGGCTATGATGGCGTTTTTTTTGGTGCTGTGGCTGACTGCGACGACTAGCCCTGAACAGAAAGAAGCGATAGAGGGCTATTTTAAAGACCCAATAGGGTTTGTTGAAGGTGGCAGTCCCAATCCTATTGATTTAGACGGCAGTGCATCGGTGGTTCGTTCGTCTTCTGCAGATCAGCAGGATGCTGATATTCAGTTTGAAGATGAAGAGATTACGCAACTAGCAGATACGATTGAAGAAGAACGCCTGCAAACTCTTATGATGACGCTGCAAGATAAAATTGATCAAAACAAAACGCTTAGAGAGTTTAAAGACCAACTTTTACTGGATATCACGCCCGAAGGGTTACGAATCCAAATAGTTGATCAGTCCAAAAGACCGATGTTTGATAGTGGTAAATCAGAACTTAAATTTTATTCTGAAGATCTGCTGATTGAGCTAGGCAAAACGATATCACAGGTACCGAATAAAATTAGCCTCACAGGGCATACTGATGCCCTGCCATTTTCGGGGCGTGAAGGGTACTCTAATTGGGAGCTGTCGGCAGATAGAGCCAACGCTGCTCGGCGTGCTGTTGTTGCAGGTGGTGTTGACGAAGAGCAAATATCACGCGTGGTGGGGTTGGCATCTTCAGTTTTATTTGATCCCAATGACTCGTATGCAGCTGTTAATCGTCGAATTGCTATTATTGTGTTAAATAGAAAAGCAGAAGATGAATTTGCTCGAAATGCTGGCGTTAGAGACGCGGGGACTAGCAGTAAAGAAAGCACCCAAAAGCTAGAAGGGGGTAGCTGGTTTGATGATGTTAAAGAGGTTAAGCCTAATGAAGTTGATTGGTAA
- the rsgA gene encoding small ribosomal subunit biogenesis GTPase RsgA, translating into MAKRKLNRRQQWRVEKVQEERTIRAQKRERDISRQLQAGDLSEEQEGIVIAHFGQLLNIEALEGEDKGEIHSCHVRANIESLVTGDRVIWRAGKDLTGVIEARLERQTILQRPDNFGNLKPVAANIDYIVIVIAPEPEPFQGLVDRYIVAAETVGIPPVILLNKTDLLTDENRKPIDDMMALYESLGYHTIRASVKSSTGDDSNKGMSELLDWLDQHTSVFVGQSGVGKSSLIQALLPEHDIRVGALSENTRKGTHTTTTAKLFHLPSGGDLVDSPGIREFGLWHIGEQELLEGFIEFRPHLGFCRFRDCHHEKEPKCAILAAVESGEISERRMDSYRRIKHAIADQNARGLMLRD; encoded by the coding sequence ATGGCCAAACGAAAGCTCAACAGACGACAGCAATGGCGTGTAGAAAAAGTACAAGAAGAACGTACGATTCGCGCCCAAAAACGCGAACGCGATATTAGCCGACAATTACAAGCAGGTGACTTAAGCGAAGAGCAAGAAGGGATCGTCATCGCCCATTTTGGCCAACTCCTGAATATTGAAGCGCTCGAAGGTGAAGACAAAGGCGAGATTCACAGCTGTCATGTTAGAGCTAATATTGAATCTCTAGTGACGGGCGATCGTGTTATTTGGCGTGCAGGAAAAGACCTCACCGGCGTCATTGAAGCCAGACTTGAACGACAAACCATTCTCCAACGCCCAGACAACTTCGGCAACCTTAAACCTGTTGCAGCCAACATTGACTACATTGTTATTGTCATTGCACCTGAACCCGAACCCTTTCAAGGCTTGGTAGATCGATACATTGTTGCCGCTGAAACTGTTGGCATTCCACCCGTCATTCTGCTTAACAAAACAGACTTGCTGACCGATGAAAACCGAAAACCCATTGATGACATGATGGCGCTATATGAGTCATTGGGCTATCACACAATAAGAGCCTCCGTTAAATCATCTACTGGGGATGATAGCAACAAAGGTATGTCTGAACTCCTAGATTGGCTCGACCAGCACACCAGCGTCTTTGTAGGTCAATCAGGCGTAGGTAAGTCATCGTTAATCCAAGCCCTACTACCCGAGCATGATATTAGAGTCGGCGCACTTTCTGAAAACACTCGTAAAGGCACCCACACGACCACCACCGCTAAGCTATTTCATTTGCCAAGCGGAGGTGATCTTGTCGACTCTCCAGGTATTCGAGAGTTTGGTTTGTGGCATATCGGAGAGCAAGAGCTGCTTGAGGGCTTTATTGAGTTTCGTCCGCACCTTGGATTTTGTCGCTTTAGGGACTGCCACCATGAAAAAGAACCTAAGTGCGCCATACTCGCAGCCGTTGAAAGCGGTGAAATTTCTGAAAGACGAATGGACAGCTACAGGCGTATTAAGCATGCAATAGCAGACCAAAATGCTAGAGGCTTGATGCTTAGGGATTAA